A DNA window from Budorcas taxicolor isolate Tak-1 chromosome 14, Takin1.1, whole genome shotgun sequence contains the following coding sequences:
- the LOC128059476 gene encoding LOW QUALITY PROTEIN: cytochrome P450 11B1, mitochondrial-like (The sequence of the model RefSeq protein was modified relative to this genomic sequence to represent the inferred CDS: substituted 1 base at 1 genomic stop codon), producing MALWAKARLRMAGPWLSLHRARPLGTRAAAAPKAVLPFEAMPRCPGNKWMRMLQVWKEQGSENMHLDMHQTFQELGPIFRYDVGGRHMVFVMLPEDVERLQQADSLHPQRMLLEPWLAYRQARGHKCGVFLLNGPQWRLDRLRLNPDVLSLPALQKYTPLVDGVARDFSQTLKARVLQNARGSLTLDIAPSVFRYTIEASTLVLYGERLGLLTQQPNPDSLNFIHALEAMFKSTVQLMFVPRRLSRWTSSSMWRDHFEAWDYIFQYANRAIQRIYQELALGHPWHYSGIVAELLMRADMTLDTIKANTIDLTAGSVDTPLQTAFPLLMTLFELARNPEVQQALRQESLVAEARISENPQRATTELPLLRAALKETLRLQRVSGVWPQLRTLQDAPVRRLYPVGITLERQVSSDLVLQNYHIPAGVSEAQEPRQPSPSGQGTSAPSHCLQTLVKVLLYSLGXNPAVFARPESYHPQRWLDRQGSGSRFPHLAFGFGVRQSACVL from the exons ATGGCGCTGTGGGCAAAGGCCAGGCTGCGGATGGCAGGGCCCTGGCTGTCCCTGCACAGGGCACGCCCACTGGGCACCAGAGCCGCTGCAGCGCCCAAGGCGGTGCTGCCCTTCGAAGCCATGCCCCGGTGTCCTGGCAACAAGTGGATGCGGATGCTGCAGGTCTGGAAGGAGCAGGGCTCTGAGAACATGCACTTGGACATGCATCAGACCTTCCAGGAGCTGGGGCCCATTTTCAG GTACGACGTGGGAGGGAGACACATGGTGTTCGTGATGCTGCCCGAGGACGTGGAGAGGCTGCAGCAGGCGGACAGCCTTCACCCCCAGCGGATGctcctggagccctggctggCCTACCGACAGGCTCGCGGGCACAAGTGTGGCGTGTTCTTGCT CAACGGGCCCCAGTGGCGTTTGGACCGACTGCGGCTGAACCCAGACGTGCTCTCGCTGCCAGCCCTGCAGAAGTACACGCCCTTGGTGGATGGCGTGGCCAGGGACTTCTCCCAGACCCTGAAGGCGAGGGTGCTGCAGAATGCTCGGGGGAGTCTGACCCTGGACATCGCTCCCAGCGTCTTCCGCTACACCATCGAAG CCAGCACCTTAGTCCTTTACGGAGAGCGGCTTGGCCTTCTGACCCAGCAACCAAACCCTGACAGCCTGAACTTTATCCACGCGCTGGAGGCCATGTTCAAGTCCACCGTGCAGCTCATGTTTGTGCCCCGGCGCCTGTCACGGTGGACGAGCAGCAGCATGTGGAGGGATCATTTTGAGGCCTGGGACTACATCTTCCAGTATG CCAACAGAGCCATCCAGAGAATCTATCAGGAGCTGGCCCTCGGCCACCCGTGGCACTACAGCGGCATCGTGGCAGAGCTGCTGATGCGAGCAGACATGACCCTGGATACCATCAAGGCCAACACGATCGACCTCACTGCTGGGAGTGTGGACACG CCCCTGCAGACAGCCTTCCCCTTGCTGATGACTCTCTTTGAGCTGGCTCGGAACCCGGAGGTGCAGCAGGCCCTGcgccaggagagcctggtggctgAGGCCCGGATCTCAGAAAATCCCCAGAGGGCCACCACGGAGCTGCCTTTGTTGCGGGCGGCCCTCAAGGAGACCTTGAG GCTGCAGAGGGTGTCCGGGGTATGGCCACAGCTGAGGACCCTGCAGGATGCCCCTGTGCGCAGGCTCTACCCCGTGGGTATCACTTTGGAGCGGCAAGTGAGCTCGGACCTGGTGCTGCAGAACTACCACATCCCGGCCGGGGTGAGTGAGGCCCAGGAGCCCCGACAACCTTCACCCAGCGGCCAGGGGACATCGGCCCCTTCCCACTGCCTGCAGACGCTGGTGAAGGTCCTACTCTATTCCCTGGGTTGAAACCCCGCCGTGTTCGCCAGGCCCGAGAGCTATCACCCCCAGCGCTGGCTGGACCGCCAGGGCTCTGGAAGCAGGTTCCCGCACCTGGCCTTTGGCTTTGGAGTTCGCCAGAGTGCATGCGTGCTCTGA